The window CTATTGGCGCTTTCATAGAACATATTTTATTGGGGGCAAAAGCAATTGGGTTAGGTACATTGTGGATGAATGATGTGTATTTTATGCAAAGTGAAAGTAAAGCCTTTTTAAATATTCCTCACGATGTACAGGCAATCATTGCTATAGGTATTCCAGATGAGTCCATGTATCCTAGACCTCGAAAATTGATTGATGAAGTACTAATAAAGCGTTACTTTTTACTATTCTTCATGGAAATGTTATAATATTCTGTATATAATTGTGTTCTAATAGAGGAGGACCTATGAAACGGATTCCGTTGGTAACACTGTTACTTTTGGTATTGGCAATGGTTGTGGCAGGTTGTGGCGTGCTTTCACAAAAAACAGAACCTACTAGTTCAGTACCGCCTGTAAAAGAAGTTAAGATGGTACATCCATCGGGCATTCCTGTCCTTATGTATCATAAAGTCGGCGACGACAAAGATAATGATGCGGTTATTCGGGAGGATTTATTCAGAGAACAAATGAAGTTCCTCAAGGATAACGGCTACAATCCATTGACGATGGAACAATTGTATGAATATGTTGTAAATGGTGCTGCAGTGCCTGAAAAACCAGTTGTTTTGACCTTTGATGATGGTTATGCAGATACATATTCTATTGTATATCCAATCATGAAAGAATATGGTTTCCCAGCGACTGTTTTTATTAATCCTGGCGATATTGGTACGCGTTTAACTTGGGATCAAGTGCGTGAAATGCATAAAAATGGTATCACTATTTCCAATCATGGTTTCCAACATATAGAAATGGGTCAATTGTCTGAAGCGAAACAAATTGAAAATATCACAAAGGCCCAAGAGGCACTTGCTAAAGAAGTAGGCATTAAGGATAATCCTTGGTTCTGCTATCCGTATGGAGATAAAAATGAATTCACCGATTCGGCATCTAAGAAAGCTGGTATCAAGATGGGCATGGCTATGAAGTCTGGCTGGGCTCATACGGGTGATAATCCATATAATATTTTGCGTGTTTGGGTAGGTAATGCGGTAGATATCAAGCATTTTGAAGAGCGCATTAGCACTGAACATTTCACTGATTTATAAGGAGAAATACATTGTTCAAAAAGAATTGGGTAAAGTTCATCATTATGGTGTTCTTATTTACCGTTGTCACATCACCCTTCGTGGTGCTCTTTGGACCATTTAATAATGTAAAGCGCGCCGTTATTGGTGCTATCTTACAATCTCGCCATCCTCATTACATTACGTGGTTGTTTAATGAAGACGAGTTACAATCTATTTTGGGGACTGTAGGGGTTGTTAAAAGCCAAGATTTGTTCAAGTTTAATGCTCGTGAAGATAAGACTTTAAATCTTGAAAAAATCCAGTCTGCTCGTTATGTAGGCTATATTTTAGAAATTCCTGATCCTCGTCGTATCCAAGTAGGTACAGCGGCTAATATTCAAGAAAAAGGCGATACTACAAGTAATATTGCAAAAATGAATAATGCTGTAGCAGCGATTAATGGCGGTGGTTTCCACGACCCTAATGGTACTGGTACAGGCCGTTTGCCATATGGTTTCATCTTGCATGACGGTGAGTACGTTATCGGTAAGGATGTAGGCCCTGATGAAGACGTAGACTTTGTAGGTTTCTCTAAATCTGGTAATCTTATCGCTGGTAACTATGATAAAACTCAGCTTAGTGATATGAAGGCCATGGAAGGTATTACCTTTGGTCCGCCTCTTATCGTTGATGGTAAGAAGATGATTACCGAAGGTGATGGTGGCTGGGGCGTAGGTCCTCGTACTGCTATCGGTCAAAAGAAAGATGGCACAGTGCTATTCCTTGTAATCGATGGTCGCCAACCAGGGTATTCTATTGGGGCTACCTTGCGTGACGTACAAGATATTCTATTTGAAAAAGGTTGCTACATTGCAGCAAATTTAGATGGCGGTTCTAGTTCAACTTTGTACCTAAATGGTAAAGTCGTAAATAAACCTGCCGATTTGTTAGGGGAACGCATGATCCCAACGGCGTTTATCGTGAAATAGGAGGACAGATGAAACCTTTTACGCGTGTACTGAGCGCCTTTGCGGTAGGTATTCTTCTGCAAGGTGGGGTATACCTATACCTTGATCAATATATGTTTGCGCCGACTACAGAGTTTAACGTAGCAGGCGCATCAAAAGATGATACTAAAAACTTCCCTGATGTGAAGGAAGGCACTAAATATGTATCCTATGACCGTCAATTCATGGCCGTTGTTACAGAAAACTCTTTGAAAATTTACAAGGCTAATGAAAGTACCCCTACGAATATTGATTTGAAGGGGCGTTCGATTAGTTACTTCAACTGGATGCCAGACCGTAACTATGCTATCATGGGTTTATATGACTCCAGAGATGTTGTCATGGCTCGTCTTAATGCGGATGATCCAGAACATGAGGTTGATACGAAACTTGAAGACTTGCCTCGGGGCAGTAAAATCGTAGATGCTGCGTACTCTGAAGCGACGAATGTGGTTTATATGAAGGTAAAAGTTCAAGAACATACATATCGTATTTATCGTACCGATGCTAACTACGATACACGTCGTGTTTACATGCAAGCTACTGATATCGGTCATATCGGCGTATTCTACGATGAGGATAACTTCTTCTACGATAATGTGAGAACTGGGGATGTCTTCATGTTTAATGGCATTGAAGGTGGTTGGCGTGTTATCAACCCTGAAGGGCGCTTCCGCTTTATCGGTGTTGATATGGACAAAACTATCTATATCGCTCGTGTTGATGAGGATAATAATGCATTGACTGTTTACACTGGTAAACTAGGTGTAGGCTTCAATCCAGTTTACAAATACAACCACCCTACTACATTTAATGAGTTGACATTATCAGATGTAAAAAACATCATTAAGAATGGTAGTGAAGAAACTACTAAGGTAACAGAAGATACTACATCTTCTAAATCATCCAATAGTAGTAGTAAAAAGAAATCTTAAGAAAAAGCCTTTATAATGTTCTTTCATTATAAAGGCTTTATTCCTATAATAGTATGTACCCTAAGGATATCTATGAATATATTATTTGTACGCCTTAGTTACATAGGTGATATTTTGCATGCTACACCTGCTGCGCGGTGGATTAAGAAACAGTATCCTGATGCTAAGTTGCATTGGATTGTAACGCCTAGTATGGTAGAGCTTTTACAGGACAATCCCTATGTAGATGAGATAATTCCCTGGGAACGGGATGAATACGAGGCTCATTCTAAAAAACTACATATCCCTACAATGTGGCGCATGTGGTGGGATCTTAAGGCCAAATTAGAACCTTATAAATTTGATGTAGCCATTGATGTACAAGGACGTCTTATAACAGGGTTAGTACTATTAGCTTCAGGAGCCCCCATTAGACTTGGCCTTGGTGGCACAAAAGAGTTGAATTGGTTGTTTACTAACTATAAAACGAAGCCTAGTACAGAACACATGATTAAGCGCTATGTAGAGGTAGCTCAGTTGTTAACAAAGGCTGTTACTGAACATGCAAATTTAGATACATCGCTTAACATAGCTAAATGCGGTGTTGAAAGCAGTTCTCCACTAAATGAATCTAGTGCTAATACGCTGTACCACATGGATTTTCAGGTGCCATCAAATTTACATAGTTGGGCAGAAGAACAGTGGAAAACGATTGATAACGACATTTCTTTGAATCGTGGGGAGGTGGATACACCTCTACGAGTTGGGCTTGTATTAGGCACCTCTTGGGCAACGAAAGAATGGCCTCAGGAAAAATGGTACTCCCTCATTAAATCCCTTCAATATAGAGCAAATTTTGTTTGTTTAGGTGGCCCTAAAGAGGCTACTCAATACAAACCCTTGATGGACTCGCTAACAGATGAGGGCATTGATAAAATTGTACTGAATATGTTAGGGAAAACGACGCTTCAAGAATTAGGGGCTTTAATTGAAAGTTGTGATGTAGTAGTTACTGCTGATACTGGAGCTCTGCATATTGCGTTAGCTTTAAATAAGCCTGTAGTAGCACTCTTTGGCCCTACGGATCCTAAATTATGGGGACCTCTGACGGGAACCTTTAAGGTGCTCGTAAATGATGAATTAGATTGCTTGGGCTGCCGAAAACGACGTTGTCCTAAGCCTGATCAATATTGTATGTCTGGTATTGAACCAGTACGCGTAAAAAAAGCAATTTTTGAATTGATAGGAGATACACATGGCAAAGTTTAAAATCCAAAAAGGTTTATCCGATGCGGATATGATGAAAAATTTTAAGGATACGGAAAATTTTGAAGATACTATGCTCAATATGGAGCGAGATGCTAAGAAGCCAGTAGTTTACCAAAGTCCAAAGCAAAAAGAAGATGCATTTTACCGTGAGTTCTTAACTGAAAAAGTAGAGACTATAATTGGTAAAATGCTCCTTGATATCAAGATGGAGTATTTTAAAGAAGGAGAAGGGGCCTTTTCTATTCAAGTAAAACGGGAAGGTAAAAATATTGTCCTTGAAACTGCGCCTAAAAAGGTTAAGCCTGAGAAGTAATGCGTATAATGGGAACTCTTAAATTTTAAAGATTACGTCAGAGCCTGTCCGTAAATGGACAGGTTCTTTTGTATGTTTATGCATTTAAAAATATCGACTAAGTTATTAATAAAATTGATGAACTCATAAGCATACCGATGTTTATCGAATTACTACATTTATAAATACCGATATATTTTGAAAAGTATTTAATAATAACTAAAAATTATTACGATATAATTTTTAGTTTCTCATTAAAATGAGCAATTACAAAAAAATTAATTTGATTAAACATACATGCTAAACTCTAGTTCCTCTGCAGTTTTTTGTGATATTCATCACGAAAAAATCATCTTTGTATACATGAAATTATGAGTAAATAGCATAATGTGGTTGTTGACAAAGAATTTTATAAGTAGTCTAATATAAGTATGTATTACGATTTTAGCGCGTTTGGCTAGTGTGAGCAGACATCGAAAAAATCGTAAAAAAAATAGGTATGAGATAGTTGCTTGATGAGTGTATAAAGTTACATACACAGACTATTTCGATTTGGAGGATTAACATGGCTAAAAAATTAAGAATTTGCGAAACCGTTCTTCGTGACGGTCATCAATCTATTTTGGCAACACGTATGCGCTACGAACAAATGGAGCCAGTGCTCGGCCTTTTAGATGATATTGGTTATGAAGCTCTTGAATGTTGGGGCGGCGCTACTTATGACAGCTGTCTTCGTTTCTTGAATGAAGATCCATGGGAACGCCTTCGCAAATTGAAAGCTAATTTGAAAAATACCCCATTGCAAATGTTGCTTCGCGGTCAAAATTTGTTGGGCTATAAACACTACTCCGACGACGTAGTAGAAGCATTCTGTAATGCGGCTGTAAAAAATGGTATCGACCGTATCCGTATTTTCGACGCATTGAATGATCCACGAAATATGGAAGCTGCTATTAAGTATTCCAAAAAAGCTGGTGCACACGTTCAATCCGCTATGGTATACACAATTTCTCCAGTTCACACAACTGAAAGCTTCTTGAAAGTAGCTGAAACTTTGGTAGAAATGGGTACTGATTCCCTTTGTATCAAAGATATGTCCGGTTTGTTAGGACCTGCTGATGCATATGATTTGGTTTCTACTTTCAAAAAACGTTTTGGCGAATTGCCAATCGATTTGCATAGCCATTTCACTTGCGGTCTTGCTAGTACTACATACTGGGAAGCTGCTAAAGCTGGCGTAGATATCATCGATACTGCTATCTCTCCATTTGCTCATGCAACTAGCCAACCAGCTACTGAAACTATGATTGAAATGTTCAAAGGTACTGAATGGGATCTTGGTCTTGACCTTGATAAATACATTCCATTAGTTGACCACTTCCGTAAAGTAAAACAACAAATCGCTGAAGAATTCAACTTGAAACCAGCTAGTGATGTAATCCCTGCTGTTCGTCGTTACCAAATTCCTGGCGGTATGTTGTCCAATACTCAAAACCAATTGAACGAAATGGGTATGGGCGATCGCTTCTTTGACGTTATGGATGAAATGCCACGCGTTCGTGAAGACTTGGGGTACCCTCCATTGGTAACTCCAACATCCCAAATCGTTGGTACAATGGCTATGATGAACGTTATGATGGGCGACCGTTACAAAATGGTTCCTAACGAAGTTAAAGATCTTGTTCGTGGTAAATATGGTCAATTACCTGGTACAATTTCTGATGAAATTCGTCAAACTATCATTGGTGATGAACAACCTATTACTTGCCGTCCAGCAGATCTTATCGAACCTGAATTGGAAGGTTACCGTCAAGATTTAGCTTCTAAAGGCTACAATGGCATTACTGACGAAGACGTATTGACTTACGCTATGTTCCCAGAAGTTGCTATTAACTTCTTCGATGCAAATCGTCGTTAATCCAAATTTTAAAAGAGGATTCTTAGGAATCCTCTTTTTTTTGACTATATTTAAACTATCCTCATAGAGAAATAGTATAATCCAGTATATATTTTGTTTTATTAAATGAAGAGATTCAATAGTTGTTTCATTTTTTATATTTTAGCTTTTTTATAAACAGTATAGACAAGTTCCTATTAAATGGGGAGACTAAGGAACTATGAAATATCAGATATTACCAATTTTCATATCGCCATAAGATACATGGGTGCGTGTGAAAATATAATTTTTACGAAAAGTATTAGATATTAAAAGGGGCGAGATACCTTTTAATAATCGGTCAATTATAAACTACGTATGAAAGAATAGTGAAAAATATGTTGGATATTTGCGTGTTTTACTTGCGTTAAGTATTAAAAATAGCGTAAACTATAGAGAGTATCTACTATTTATGATATTGAGGTAATCCTGTGAATTTACAAATACGAATTTGGATATCCAATGTTGTGCTGTTTGTTGTACCTATTTTAATAGCAATCATCTTATTTTTGCTATATTTTACAGGTTTGCGCATATTGGCCAATGCCGGTTACTATTTGCGTATTGAGCAGGAACAACAGTTTAAAAGTGTCAGTCGAATAACTGAAACCATTACCTTTTATGGGTTAGAAAATGATCTAATTAATAGCTTGGTTAAGCCTAGCTATAGCTTACTTGATCCAAAGGAAGTATATGTTGAAGTACTTGATCAAGGAAGTATGGTGTATAACTACGGTAATCCACAAATCTATAGTGCTTCTGCCATTGTTGGTCTTATTGATGTTAACCCTGAATTACAGGGCATTGTATATCAATCCAATAATACTTTCGTTTATGAAATGAGAAAGTACGATGGACGTCATTCCTATGTATACCATATTGCGATTAGGCGTGCTACTCATGGTAGTGATAGCTTAATGGAATCCGTATCTTTCTATATTATCGTAGTATCCATATTGCTCTTTATTGTTACATTTTTTGCTATTAACCGATTTGTTACACGATTTATCATGATTCACGTTAAGAACATGACAAAGTCGTTAGAAATGGCAAATCGTCAGATTGAAATGGAACAGGAGCAACAAAAAGAGTTACTCGCTGGTATATCCCATGATATACGAACTCCGTTGACGGCTATTAAAGCGTATGCTGAAGGCGTTCGTGACGGTATTGCACCAACGGAAGAGCAACAAAAAAGATACATGGGGATTATTTTGAAACGGGCCAATGATTTAGATTCTATGTTAGAGGAACTATTCCTCATAACAACATTGAACTATAAAAAAGAATCTCGTCCATCTGAGCGAATTGAATTAGGTCAGTTTGTACGTGACTTTGTAGAAGATCATTTAGCTCCGTATCAATCGAAGGGGCTTGAGATTAAGGCCCGTATAGCTACGGAAACACCTTTTATCAATGCTAACCCACAATTGTTACAACGTGTTTTGCAGAATGTGTTGAACAATAGTGCTAAGTATAAAATGACCGATATTGGTCATTGCGTCATAGATGTAACGAGTGATGATGATTTTGTATACTGTGTCATCAGTGATGATGGACCAGGTGTACCGCCAGAATCTCTAGAGCGTCTGATGCGACCATTCTATCGTGTAGATTCGTCTCGTACGAATCCTCAAGAAGGTAGTGGCCTAGGATTGTCGATTATCCGTCGAATTATGGAAATCTTTGAAGGCCGAGTTGTGATTGAAAATGTAAGGCCACATGGTCTACGTATTATATTAGAGTTTCCTAAGCAAGGAGAAGAATCATGAGTGAACATATCTTAATTATTGAAGACGATTTGGATATTGCCAATATTGAGCGTGATTATTTAATGGTGGCGGGCTATGATGTAACGATTATGACTAATGGTACAGATGGCATTGAAGCAGCATTAAATACTCCTGTAGACCTTATTATCCTTGATGTTATGTTGCCAGAAATGGATGGCTTTGAAGTTTGTCGTCAAATTCGTGACAAAGTTCGTGTACCAATCGTTATGGTAACTGCGCGTCTTGACGATATCGATAAAATCCGTGGCTTAGGCGTAGGTGCTGATGATTATATTGAAAAGCCATTCTCTCCATCTGTATTGATTGCGAAGATCAAAGCTATGTTGGCGCAATATAAACGTTTAACAGAGCGCGATGCAATGGAAACAAACGCTATTCAATCCGGTGAAATCCGTCTCGACCCTAAGATGATGAAAGTATGGGTGAATGAAAAAGAGGTTCATCTCAAAAAGAAAGAATTCCAGTTGTTAGAGTTCTTGATGCGTAACCGTGATATTGTATTTAGCAAAGAAGAATTGTATTCTCGTGTATGGGGACTTGACTCCTATGGTGATTATGCAACTGTAGCGGTTCATATTAATCGTTTACGTGAAGAAATTGAGGATAATCCATCCGATAGTAAGCATATTATTACAGTGTGGGGTGTAGGGTATAAATTCGTTTAGTATCGAGAATATGCATTCACATTATACTCACGTTGTTCGTGGCTGTTGATTAGATATGACTTTATAGAGATTTTATTATAGAGATATAATCAAAGGTTTAAGAATTGTTTATATAGTTACTTTGATAGTTTAGATATTCCATGTATACTTATTTAAGTAAGGCTGACTATGACTCTAGATAAGTAATATTTTAACTTCTCTCTCTTAATAAGTTCTCTCTAAAGCTTATCTAGATCACATATACTCTCTCTCTCAACAGTCCTTACACTCTCAAACTATATGCATAAAGGGCATTTGCTAGCGACGGCTAGTAAATGCCCTTTATGTTTTTTAGATTTTAGATATTTGAATACATTCTATACAGCTTCTTTCAGGATTCTAGGTATTTATCTAGTGGAGGATATACGGTTATAATAATTATACTTTCATAAGAAAAGTTATAAATTGATATCTTGCATTGTAAAAGCAGGCGTACTATAATAGGTTCATCAAAATCAATTTTATAAAATTGATTTTGAGATGATTTGAATTATTGTGAGACGTGGCGTATTTATAAAGTATCATAATTATATGATTTATGATTTGGTTCTTATTTTACCTTTTATAATCATCATTAAGACGTTATGGGTGATGTAGAAGAATATTAAGAAGAATATAAGGAGATCTACATGACATTTTCAAAATATAAGAAAACAGTAATTGCGTGTATTCTTGCTTTGGGTATTGGGGTAGGCGGAGGATACTATTTCTTTGGCAGCCCTGTTAATACGCAACCAACAAACGTGAGAGAACAAACTAAACAGACTAAGCCTATTACTGAAACGCGTAATACCTATGTAGTACAAGCAGCTAAAGAATCTGGGCCAGCTGTAGTAGGGATTACAACACAAGTATTTCAAAAGGATATTTTTAACCGTACTATCTATGCTGGAGAAGGTGTCGGATCTGGTGTGCTTATCGATAATGACGGACATATTATAACAAATAAACATGTGGTAGCGGGGGCTAGAAATGGGGAGGTTACAGTATCATTGTCTGATGGCAGTACGGTGACGGGGACTGTTATAGGTTCAGATTCACAGACGGACTTAGCAGTTGTAAAAATTAAACCTCCAAAAGATATTAAACCTATCAAAATTGGTGACTCTGACTCCTTGCAAGTAGGGGAGCCAGCTATTGCTATTGGCAATCCTTTAGGTCTTGAGTTTAAAGGTTCAGTTACCTCTGGTGTTATTAGTGCCTT of the Veillonella parvula genome contains:
- a CDS encoding polysaccharide deacetylase family protein, which produces MKRIPLVTLLLLVLAMVVAGCGVLSQKTEPTSSVPPVKEVKMVHPSGIPVLMYHKVGDDKDNDAVIREDLFREQMKFLKDNGYNPLTMEQLYEYVVNGAAVPEKPVVLTFDDGYADTYSIVYPIMKEYGFPATVFINPGDIGTRLTWDQVREMHKNGITISNHGFQHIEMGQLSEAKQIENITKAQEALAKEVGIKDNPWFCYPYGDKNEFTDSASKKAGIKMGMAMKSGWAHTGDNPYNILRVWVGNAVDIKHFEERISTEHFTDL
- a CDS encoding phosphodiester glycosidase family protein, yielding MFKKNWVKFIIMVFLFTVVTSPFVVLFGPFNNVKRAVIGAILQSRHPHYITWLFNEDELQSILGTVGVVKSQDLFKFNAREDKTLNLEKIQSARYVGYILEIPDPRRIQVGTAANIQEKGDTTSNIAKMNNAVAAINGGGFHDPNGTGTGRLPYGFILHDGEYVIGKDVGPDEDVDFVGFSKSGNLIAGNYDKTQLSDMKAMEGITFGPPLIVDGKKMITEGDGGWGVGPRTAIGQKKDGTVLFLVIDGRQPGYSIGATLRDVQDILFEKGCYIAANLDGGSSSTLYLNGKVVNKPADLLGERMIPTAFIVK
- a CDS encoding glycosyltransferase family 9 protein, with amino-acid sequence MNILFVRLSYIGDILHATPAARWIKKQYPDAKLHWIVTPSMVELLQDNPYVDEIIPWERDEYEAHSKKLHIPTMWRMWWDLKAKLEPYKFDVAIDVQGRLITGLVLLASGAPIRLGLGGTKELNWLFTNYKTKPSTEHMIKRYVEVAQLLTKAVTEHANLDTSLNIAKCGVESSSPLNESSANTLYHMDFQVPSNLHSWAEEQWKTIDNDISLNRGEVDTPLRVGLVLGTSWATKEWPQEKWYSLIKSLQYRANFVCLGGPKEATQYKPLMDSLTDEGIDKIVLNMLGKTTLQELGALIESCDVVVTADTGALHIALALNKPVVALFGPTDPKLWGPLTGTFKVLVNDELDCLGCRKRRCPKPDQYCMSGIEPVRVKKAIFELIGDTHGKV
- a CDS encoding pyruvate carboxylase subunit B, which encodes MAKKLRICETVLRDGHQSILATRMRYEQMEPVLGLLDDIGYEALECWGGATYDSCLRFLNEDPWERLRKLKANLKNTPLQMLLRGQNLLGYKHYSDDVVEAFCNAAVKNGIDRIRIFDALNDPRNMEAAIKYSKKAGAHVQSAMVYTISPVHTTESFLKVAETLVEMGTDSLCIKDMSGLLGPADAYDLVSTFKKRFGELPIDLHSHFTCGLASTTYWEAAKAGVDIIDTAISPFAHATSQPATETMIEMFKGTEWDLGLDLDKYIPLVDHFRKVKQQIAEEFNLKPASDVIPAVRRYQIPGGMLSNTQNQLNEMGMGDRFFDVMDEMPRVREDLGYPPLVTPTSQIVGTMAMMNVMMGDRYKMVPNEVKDLVRGKYGQLPGTISDEIRQTIIGDEQPITCRPADLIEPELEGYRQDLASKGYNGITDEDVLTYAMFPEVAINFFDANRR
- a CDS encoding sensor histidine kinase, producing the protein MNLQIRIWISNVVLFVVPILIAIILFLLYFTGLRILANAGYYLRIEQEQQFKSVSRITETITFYGLENDLINSLVKPSYSLLDPKEVYVEVLDQGSMVYNYGNPQIYSASAIVGLIDVNPELQGIVYQSNNTFVYEMRKYDGRHSYVYHIAIRRATHGSDSLMESVSFYIIVVSILLFIVTFFAINRFVTRFIMIHVKNMTKSLEMANRQIEMEQEQQKELLAGISHDIRTPLTAIKAYAEGVRDGIAPTEEQQKRYMGIILKRANDLDSMLEELFLITTLNYKKESRPSERIELGQFVRDFVEDHLAPYQSKGLEIKARIATETPFINANPQLLQRVLQNVLNNSAKYKMTDIGHCVIDVTSDDDFVYCVISDDGPGVPPESLERLMRPFYRVDSSRTNPQEGSGLGLSIIRRIMEIFEGRVVIENVRPHGLRIILEFPKQGEES
- a CDS encoding response regulator transcription factor, which translates into the protein MSEHILIIEDDLDIANIERDYLMVAGYDVTIMTNGTDGIEAALNTPVDLIILDVMLPEMDGFEVCRQIRDKVRVPIVMVTARLDDIDKIRGLGVGADDYIEKPFSPSVLIAKIKAMLAQYKRLTERDAMETNAIQSGEIRLDPKMMKVWVNEKEVHLKKKEFQLLEFLMRNRDIVFSKEELYSRVWGLDSYGDYATVAVHINRLREEIEDNPSDSKHIITVWGVGYKFV
- a CDS encoding S1C family serine protease, giving the protein MTFSKYKKTVIACILALGIGVGGGYYFFGSPVNTQPTNVREQTKQTKPITETRNTYVVQAAKESGPAVVGITTQVFQKDIFNRTIYAGEGVGSGVLIDNDGHIITNKHVVAGARNGEVTVSLSDGSTVTGTVIGSDSQTDLAVVKIKPPKDIKPIKIGDSDSLQVGEPAIAIGNPLGLEFKGSVTSGVISALARTIDDQGQRFPLIQTDAAINPGNSGGALINADGELIGINSSKISKEGIEGMGFAIPINSAMTIVDSIIKNGKVIRPYIGVWAVDRQTAARNNVTYEGDGLLVVQLDPNGPAAQAGLVEGDTIAQIDGKDITTLLELKEQIDAKSPGDTILVSYTHNGKMKSTQLKLGEASSN